A segment of the Candidatus Poribacteria bacterium genome:
CTCTTATACAACACAATTTCTATACAAAATAGGATTTATAGCAAAATTATACAAATTATTTGTTGACAAAATATAGACAATATGGAATAATATCTATAGATTCATACCCAGTTTTAACCTGAAAAATCATACCGATGTGTTAGACAGCAAATCGATTTATGAAACATAACCGATGCAAAGGAATAAATATAAATGATGCAAGAGCACGTAATACTCGTTGACCAGACGGGAAGAGAAATCGGCATTGAAGAAAAGATACAAGCCCATCGTGATGGTAAATTACACAGCGCATTTTCGGTTTTCGTTTTTAACGCCGTAGGGGAATTGCTGCTGCAAAGGCGCGCACAAACGAAGTATCACTCCGGTGGATTGTGGACGAACACCTGCTGTAGCCATCCACGCCCCGGTGAACAGTATCATCACGCAGCGCGGCGACGACTCCATGAAGAAATGGGTTTCGATTGTGAACTCAAGGAGATTTTCAGATTTACTTACCACACCCAACTCGATAATAGCTTATTTGAGCACGAACTCGATCATGTCTTTGTTGGACACTATAGTGGTCAACCGATTCCGAATCCTGACGAAGTGGATGACTGGAAGTGGATGGACATAAGCGCGTTGAAGCACGATGTTCGGAAAAACCCCCAAAATTACACATACTGGTTCAAACTGGCGTTAGATCGCGTTGTTGAACACTTCCCAAAAATCAGTTTTCGCGATGAAATTTAACAGACGCGTTTATATATGTTTGATAATAGCATTGATCTTCTCGCTGCGAGTTGACGGTGCTGCGTCCCAGAAATCGGTAGCAGAAATGCTGGAAATTGCACGAAAGCAATTCTATGCCGCAATCGAAGACGAGAAACAGATTGATCCGGCAATTGCGTTGTTTAAACGAATTGGAGCAGCAGAACCGAAATACACCGGACGGATGCAGGTCTATATTGGTTCACTCATCGCGCTCAGAGGCAAGCACGCATTTTTTCCCCACACTAAGCTGAAGTGGGCGAGACGCGGTTTAGCAATTATGGATAGCGGCTTGCAGAAAAGTCAAAACGACATTGAAGCGTTGTTCATCCACGGAACTACCTGCTACTATCTTCCATTCTTCTTCAAGCGTGGTGATGACGCCCAGCGAGATTTCAGGGAAATTATCAAATTGATGCCACAGCAGATGGATACTTATGATCCGAAGTTAATCGCAAATGTCGTTGCGTTCTTACTTGAAAATGTGAAACTGACGGATAACCAGAAAACATATCTCCAAATGTTGAAAGACAGATTACAACTGTAGCACCGAGTCCCGCATTAATGAAATTTGAATACCTTTTGTTTAATCTCATTGTCACTGTTGGACCCGTAGTATCGCAATTTAATCGCCAAATTAAGCACATATCACAGTGGCGATTGAAATTGCTCACAAATGGAATCGTCATGATCCCGTATATTATATGGGACGTGCTGGTCACCGGTTCACATTGGCACTTCAACAAGGCGTATACGCTTGACTTCCGGTTGTTCGGGTTGCCGATTGGAGAGTGGCTCTTTTTCATCACAGTTCCGTTTGGGTGCTTGTTAGTATGGGAAACATTGTCGGATGCGAAGCTATCAACGCGACTGAGACCTCTTCGGTATGTCGGAACAGTTTTATACATTGCCCTGCCGATCGGTATATGGGTTTTCAGCAGAGGTAAGCAGTACACAGGATTAGTCCTGTGCTGTATTGGGCTTGTTGGACTGACAGACACGTTGTTAAGAACCGAGCTGCTTATGCAACTGAAGACCTATATCTATCTTGGAATTGTTGTTGGTTTGATTTTGATATTCAACGGTTATCTCACAGCGCGCCCTGTGGTTTTATATGGTGAGGCGTATCAAATGGGTTACCGAATTTTGACAATTCCTATTGAAGATTTCGGATATGGATTCACGCTGATGCTCTTTAACGCGATGTTCTACGAAAAAGTTTTTAATTTTACCTTGCGGAGAAACAACGGGCGTATGGCATAATTCGTCTTCGCTTTACATTTGGAGGGCGGTTTTACGTCGAGGCGCGTTATTTACTTAACCGCCCTGAACGAACCGATAGGAATAATTAAAAATATGGAAAATAAAACAGTAGCGGTCGTTGGCGGTGGACTTGGCGCGCTGAGTGGTGCGATTCGCCTTGCACATCTCGGATTCTCCGTCCAGTTATTTGAGAAGAATCCGACTCTCGGTGGTAAGGTAAACGAGATGGTGTTAATGGACTATCGGTTTGACACCGGTGCCTCACTGTTGACAATGCCATCCGTCATCGATGAGCTTTTCGATTTCGCTGGGTTCAATAGGTCGAATTATCTCGATTTCGTACCTGTTGATCCAATATGCCGATACTTCTTCCCCGATGGGGCGGTGATGGATGCAAGTGCAGATAAGAAGAAAATGAAAACCGCCATCGCGCAGCTATCCCCGAACGATGTGAAAGCGTATGAAGGGTTCTTGAAATACGCAGAACGTATTCACGACCTAACAGCCGAAATCTTTATGTTCACCCCGATCCATGAATTTGGGAAACTCATGCGACATCGGTATCTTCGGACACTGTTCCGGCTGCATCAAATTGATCCATTTCGGACGGTTCACCAGAGCGTCTCACGTTTTTTCTCAGATCCGCGTCTCGTTCAACTTTTTGATCGTTACGCGACCTACAACGGCTCAGATCCATTCCAAGCTCCCGCGACCCTTAACATAATTCCGTATATCGAATACGGATTGGGCGGGTATTACATCAAAGGGGGGATATACCGCTTGGTTGACGCATTGGAAGCGGTGGCGTATGAGTTAAGCATTCAGATTCACACATCAGCGAAAGTCGAAACAATCCGCCACGATAGTAAACGGGTGAGTGGGGTGCAAGTGAATGGAGATAAGATTGATGCCGATTACGTGTTATGCGGCGCGGATGCTGTCGTTGCATATCACGAATTGCTTGAGGGACTTCAGCATCAACGCGAAAAACTAAATCAATTGGAGCCGTCATTGTCTGGAATGGTATTCCTGTGGGGTGTTAAGGCAAAGCACTCAACTTTAGCACACCACAACATTATCTTTTCCAGCGACTATAGCACCGAGTTCAAACAGATTTTCAGAGATCGGCAAGTGCCGGATGAACCGACTATTTACATTGCCATCACCAGCAAAACGGACGCGGCGCACGCGCCAACTGATGGTGAAAATTGGTTTGTGTTGTTGAACATGCCATATTTAGTCCCTGGACAGATGTGGGAGAAGGAAACAATTCGGATGCGGAGGGTTGTGTTAGATAGATTAAAGCAGCTCGGTTTCGACATCGCAGATCAGATTGAGGTGGAACATGTCTACACACCAGAGGATTTCTCTGAACTTTACGCCAGCAATCAAGGCAGTATCTACGGTGTATCGTCAAATAGCAAAACCACCGCATTCAGGCGTCTACCGAATCGAAGCCGTCTCCTTGAGGGACTTTACTTTGCAGGAGGTTCAGTGCATCCAGGGGGCGGAATCCCGTTAGTAATATTATCTGGAAAAATGGCGGCAACGCTGATTGCAGAAAACAGTTTTTAATTTTTTACAAATATCGTCGTTCCTCCGTAAGGAATAATTAAAAATATGAAGCGGAAAATTGTCATCATCGGTTCAGGATTCGGAGGTCTCGCAGCAGCGATCCGACTACAAGCTAAAGGCATGCAAGTCACACTTCTGGAAAAGAACGTAAAAGTTGGGGGGCATGCCTATCAACTCGTTAAGGGCGGCTACACTTTCGATATGGGTCCCTCGATCATCACCGCGCCCAATCTGATTCAGCGTGTGTTTGCGTGTGCTAATGCGCGGATGGAAGATTACCTCGATTTGGTGAAACTCGACCCATTTTATCGCCTCTACTTTCATGATGGTTCATTCCTCGACTACACAGATGACGGCATACAGATGAAACAACAAATGACGCGGTTCAACGTAAAAGATGCCGACAATTACGACGCGTTTATGGCGCATACTTGTCAACTCTATAATGCTGTCATCACGGACGGGTTAGGCGCGACCGCATTTGATTTGTCAACGATGCTCGGTTTTCTACCGCGTGCTTTACGACTTCAAGCATTGAGGCCTGCTTACGACTTCGTTAAGAAGTATTTTGAGGATCCGCGTCACCGCTTCATTTTCTCATTTCATCCGCTGTTCATAGGCGGCAACCCGTTCCGAGCACCCGCTGTCTACCTGATGATCCCGTATCTTGAAAAAACCGGAGGCGTCTGGTTCTGCAAAGGAGGTATGTACAAATTTGTTGAGGCATTAGAAAATGTATTTAAAAAACTCGGTGGCATCGTCGAAACCAAAGCAGAAGTTGAACGGATTGTTGTTGAAAATCAGTGCGCAAAGGGCGTTATTGCAAACGAAAAATTTTACGCAGCAGATGGTGTTATTTCAAATGCCGATCTGGTCCATACTTACGGAAAACTCATCAAGTCCGAGCATCGTAGGAAATGGTCCGACAAGAAACTCAGAAAGATCCAATATTCGATGAGTGCCTTCCTTCTCTATCTCGGTGTCCGCAAGAAATATCCGCAACTGAAGCACCACACCCTTATTCTATCCGAAAGATACAAGGGACTGGTAACCGATATTTTTGACAATAAAGTGCTTCCGAATGATTTTTCAATGTACCTCCATATTCCATCGCAAACCGATCCGTCAATGGCACCGGAAGGCTGTGAGAGCATGTATGTCCTGATTCCAGTACCGAATTTGGAGAGCAACGTCAACTGGGCAAAGACGAAGGAGGCATATACGGACAAAGTGCTGACGTTCTTGGAAAATGATTTTGGACTGACAGACCTAAGGCGTTCAATTGAAGTGCTTGAAACGTTTACGCCTTCAGATTTCAAAAGGCAACGCAACAACCATCTCGGCAGCGCATGGGGGGTTGAACCAAAACTGACACAGACAGCGTATTTTCGACCGCATAACCGAAGTGAAGATATACAGAAACTCTACTTTGTTGGCGCAAACACGCATCCCGGTGCAGGGGTCCCGGGTGTCCTGCTGACAGCAGAAACGACGATTAAACTTGTCATTAAAGATTTGATTGAGGAGGGTTCATCATGAACAAGTTGTGGAAAGCAGAAGAGAATCGGTTTGCCTTTGAGTATGCTCGTAGAATAACCGCCTACTATTCAAAAAGTTTCTACTTCTCAGCAAAGATGCTGCCTAAAGAGCAGCGTTGGGCGACTTACGCATTATACGGTTTCTGCCGACACTGCGACAATCTGATTGATACACCACGTCAACGCACCGAAACAGAAATCATTAGAGAGATACAACTCTTGACAGAAGAGTTACAGGTTGCTTACAATACAGGTGAGTCTCAACATCCAATTATTCGTGCGTTCATCCTCGTTGCCAAGGCATACAGTATCCCTATTGAATATCCGCTCGATTTGCTCAAGGGGGTTGCCATGGATCTTCAGCAAACGCGATATAAAACGTTCGACGAACTCTCTCTGTTCTGTTATCGAGTCGCTGCTGTCGTTGGTCTGATGATGACATACGTCCTCGGCTATAAGGATGAACGCGCCTTTGGGTATGCCAAGCAACTTGGCATTGCCATGCAACTCACCAATATCCTGCGGGACATCAAGGAGGATAAAGATATGGGGCGCATCTATCTACCAGAAAAAGATTTGGTGAGATTCGGTGTATTGGAGCGAGACATTTTAGAAGAAAAACTAACACCTCACTTGAAAGAATTGATGAAATTTCAAGTTGAACGAGCAGATCGCTATTACACCGAAGCCATGCCCGGTATCTCTTTACTCGAAACAGAATCCCAGTATGCGATCTATTCGGCTGCTAAAATTTACCGCGGGATCTTAAGAAAGATTGAAGATCACAACTACGATCCATTTATAAGTCGAGTCTTTGTGCCATCAACCCAGAAAATCAGGATTCTGTTACACGAGGGACTTCGGGCAAAATTTCTATCCGCACAGGCGAAACTATTTCCAGTCCACTCCGGGATAATTAACAAATGATTCGGGCACAGCACCGTCTTTGGGCGGACATCATTTTTCAACCATATCTGACAGGGCTGTTCAAACGGCATTTTCACGAGATTCAGTTGTTAGGAACACATCCGAAAATACCTGACGATCTACCGGTGCTACTACTGCCAAACCACAGTACATGGTGGGATGGATTCTTCGTTTATCTGCTGAACAAAAAAATCTTTTGTCGGACTGCCTATCTGATGATGTTAGAAAAGCAGCTATCGAAGCACAAATTCTTCGCGAAAATAGGGGCTTATTCAATCGAACCGGAGCGCCGACGTAGTATTATTGAATCCCTTGAATATACCGTGGAATTACTGAATCAAGAGACACCCCTTGTTTCCGTTTTTCCGCAAGGGCAACTGGTACCATGGCACACGCGACCTCTCGGTTACAAACGCGGTGTTGAATGGATTTTACAGAAATATGGGAAACCCCTCACTGTGTTGTCCTTGGCAATTCGCACTGAGTTCCTCGGAGAAAAACGTCCCAGTGCATTCCTTCTGTTGGGTGCTGTTCATTTATTTGATGCAGGAACGTTTCAAGGAATGGATTGGCTCGAACAGACTGAAACAGCGTTGTTAGATGAGCTCGCCCTGCGGATTCTTCGTGAAGAAAAAGGGCAAAATCTGCTGGGTTGAAAGGTTGGTATTGCCTTGTTTATCCTAATGCTCATTTCGATAGTTCTATTGACGATGATTCTAACAGTCACACTGTTTAACGCTGTGACTGCGCCGATGCTGAAAAAATCGGTCGGTCTCCAGAGCTCTCCACGCGTTTCGGTGTTGATCCCGGCGCGCAACGAAGAAACCAACGTCGGTGCTTGTATCAAAGGATTCCTGTCTCAAAACTACAATAACTTCAAGATTTACGTGCTCGATGATCAATCGACGGATCGCACGGGTGTGATTATTGAAAAATTCGGCGAAGAGCATCCTGAAGTTCAGGCAATTCATGGTAAACCGTTACCAGCGGGGTGGAATGGAAAAAACTGGGCGTGCTATCAATTGAGCCAACATGCCGATGGAGAAATACTCATTTTCACCGATGCGGATAACCGTCCGGCACCGGACGCGATTGCGAACACTGTTGCTTACATGCAGAAGTTAGAACTTGGGTTTTTCTCGGCGTTTCCAGAGAAAGTGACGGTGACTCTGGGAGAAAAACTCGTCGTGCCGGTGGTTGACATGTTCGTTTACGCAGGATTGCCCTTATGGCTCACCTACTTCAGTCGTTTTCCGTCGCTTGCCGCCGCGAGCGGTCTCTGGATTGCATTCACCCGTGAGGCATATCAACGGGTTGGTGGGCATCAAGCGGTGGCAAATCAGATTGTTGAGGACGTTGAACTCAGCCGATTGGCGAAAAAGAGAGGTATCAAAATCCTGACATCCGCGGGAACGCGCGGGGTATCTTGCAGGATGTATCATTCGTTCAGCGAGGTGTGGAACGGAT
Coding sequences within it:
- the crtI gene encoding phytoene desaturase; translated protein: MENKTVAVVGGGLGALSGAIRLAHLGFSVQLFEKNPTLGGKVNEMVLMDYRFDTGASLLTMPSVIDELFDFAGFNRSNYLDFVPVDPICRYFFPDGAVMDASADKKKMKTAIAQLSPNDVKAYEGFLKYAERIHDLTAEIFMFTPIHEFGKLMRHRYLRTLFRLHQIDPFRTVHQSVSRFFSDPRLVQLFDRYATYNGSDPFQAPATLNIIPYIEYGLGGYYIKGGIYRLVDALEAVAYELSIQIHTSAKVETIRHDSKRVSGVQVNGDKIDADYVLCGADAVVAYHELLEGLQHQREKLNQLEPSLSGMVFLWGVKAKHSTLAHHNIIFSSDYSTEFKQIFRDRQVPDEPTIYIAITSKTDAAHAPTDGENWFVLLNMPYLVPGQMWEKETIRMRRVVLDRLKQLGFDIADQIEVEHVYTPEDFSELYASNQGSIYGVSSNSKTTAFRRLPNRSRLLEGLYFAGGSVHPGGGIPLVILSGKMAATLIAENSF
- the crtI gene encoding phytoene desaturase, with the translated sequence MKRKIVIIGSGFGGLAAAIRLQAKGMQVTLLEKNVKVGGHAYQLVKGGYTFDMGPSIITAPNLIQRVFACANARMEDYLDLVKLDPFYRLYFHDGSFLDYTDDGIQMKQQMTRFNVKDADNYDAFMAHTCQLYNAVITDGLGATAFDLSTMLGFLPRALRLQALRPAYDFVKKYFEDPRHRFIFSFHPLFIGGNPFRAPAVYLMIPYLEKTGGVWFCKGGMYKFVEALENVFKKLGGIVETKAEVERIVVENQCAKGVIANEKFYAADGVISNADLVHTYGKLIKSEHRRKWSDKKLRKIQYSMSAFLLYLGVRKKYPQLKHHTLILSERYKGLVTDIFDNKVLPNDFSMYLHIPSQTDPSMAPEGCESMYVLIPVPNLESNVNWAKTKEAYTDKVLTFLENDFGLTDLRRSIEVLETFTPSDFKRQRNNHLGSAWGVEPKLTQTAYFRPHNRSEDIQKLYFVGANTHPGAGVPGVLLTAETTIKLVIKDLIEEGSS
- a CDS encoding isopentenyl-diphosphate Delta-isomerase, whose product is MQEHVILVDQTGREIGIEEKIQAHRDGKLHSAFSVFVFNAVGELLLQRRAQTKYHSGGLWTNTCCSHPRPGEQYHHAARRRLHEEMGFDCELKEIFRFTYHTQLDNSLFEHELDHVFVGHYSGQPIPNPDEVDDWKWMDISALKHDVRKNPQNYTYWFKLALDRVVEHFPKISFRDEI
- a CDS encoding glycosyltransferase, with the translated sequence MFILMLISIVLLTMILTVTLFNAVTAPMLKKSVGLQSSPRVSVLIPARNEETNVGACIKGFLSQNYNNFKIYVLDDQSTDRTGVIIEKFGEEHPEVQAIHGKPLPAGWNGKNWACYQLSQHADGEILIFTDADNRPAPDAIANTVAYMQKLELGFFSAFPEKVTVTLGEKLVVPVVDMFVYAGLPLWLTYFSRFPSLAAASGLWIAFTREAYQRVGGHQAVANQIVEDVELSRLAKKRGIKILTSAGTRGVSCRMYHSFSEVWNGFSKNLFGLVGHKTIPFFSLVFALFTICVLPYIAVWFAPLREPAIGAIVVNTVIRTVLALKYRHPFFTSIILHPFGVLLTLLIGINSFYQVRSGRLQWKGRQIS
- a CDS encoding phytoene/squalene synthase family protein, which codes for MNKLWKAEENRFAFEYARRITAYYSKSFYFSAKMLPKEQRWATYALYGFCRHCDNLIDTPRQRTETEIIREIQLLTEELQVAYNTGESQHPIIRAFILVAKAYSIPIEYPLDLLKGVAMDLQQTRYKTFDELSLFCYRVAAVVGLMMTYVLGYKDERAFGYAKQLGIAMQLTNILRDIKEDKDMGRIYLPEKDLVRFGVLERDILEEKLTPHLKELMKFQVERADRYYTEAMPGISLLETESQYAIYSAAKIYRGILRKIEDHNYDPFISRVFVPSTQKIRILLHEGLRAKFLSAQAKLFPVHSGIINK
- a CDS encoding lycopene cyclase domain-containing protein codes for the protein MKFEYLLFNLIVTVGPVVSQFNRQIKHISQWRLKLLTNGIVMIPYIIWDVLVTGSHWHFNKAYTLDFRLFGLPIGEWLFFITVPFGCLLVWETLSDAKLSTRLRPLRYVGTVLYIALPIGIWVFSRGKQYTGLVLCCIGLVGLTDTLLRTELLMQLKTYIYLGIVVGLILIFNGYLTARPVVLYGEAYQMGYRILTIPIEDFGYGFTLMLFNAMFYEKVFNFTLRRNNGRMA